The following proteins are co-located in the Vibrio astriarenae genome:
- the pduB gene encoding propanediol utilization microcompartment protein PduB, whose translation MTTITTVDQIISDVLEKVGEHGETVMVPVETANVVPDVVPGYSRGNKKSAMTEFVGTAIGDTIGLVIANVDNQLLDVMDLDKKYRSIGILGARTGAGPHILAADEAVKATNTEVVKIELARDTKGGAGHGSLIIFGGSDVSDVKRAVEVALSQLDRTFGDVYANDAGHIELQYSARASYALEKAFGAPLGRACGVIVGAPASIGVLMADSALKAANVNTVAYSSPSNGTSFSNEAILVISGDSGAVRQAVSTARDTGVSLLETMAGPAPSATKPYI comes from the coding sequence ATGACGACAATTACGACAGTAGATCAAATTATCTCTGATGTGTTGGAGAAAGTTGGTGAACACGGGGAAACGGTGATGGTTCCGGTTGAGACAGCCAACGTTGTTCCCGATGTTGTTCCGGGTTATTCCCGAGGCAATAAAAAAAGTGCAATGACAGAGTTTGTTGGTACAGCGATTGGCGACACTATCGGACTGGTTATTGCTAATGTCGACAATCAGCTTTTAGACGTGATGGACCTCGATAAGAAGTATCGTTCAATCGGTATTTTAGGCGCTCGAACAGGCGCTGGCCCTCATATTTTAGCTGCAGATGAAGCCGTAAAAGCAACCAATACTGAAGTGGTAAAAATCGAGCTGGCTCGCGATACGAAGGGTGGGGCAGGTCACGGTTCATTGATTATCTTTGGTGGCTCTGATGTCTCTGATGTGAAGCGAGCGGTAGAGGTTGCACTAAGCCAGTTGGATAGAACATTTGGTGATGTTTATGCCAATGATGCTGGGCATATTGAACTTCAATACAGTGCTCGCGCCAGCTACGCGCTAGAGAAAGCGTTTGGTGCACCTTTAGGTCGTGCTTGCGGTGTTATCGTTGGTGCTCCAGCATCAATTGGTGTGTTGATGGCAGACAGTGCCTTGAAAGCGGCCAATGTTAACACCGTCGCGTACAGTTCACCTTCAAACGGCACAAGTTTCTCTAACGAAGCTATCTTGGTTATTTCTGGGGACTCTGGTGCGGTGCGACAGGCTGTTTCAACAGCTAGAGACACCGGTGTGAGTTTGCTTGAAACAATGGCAGGCCCAGCGCCATCAGCCACTAAACCCTATATCTAG
- the pduA gene encoding propanediol utilization microcompartment protein PduA, with product MQQEALGMVETRGLTAAIEAADTMVKSANVQLVGYEKIGSGLITVVVRGDVGAVKAATDAGACAASNVGEVIATHVIPRPHTDVEAVLPAALPATVA from the coding sequence ATGCAACAAGAAGCGTTAGGAATGGTAGAAACACGTGGTTTGACAGCAGCAATTGAAGCAGCTGACACAATGGTCAAATCAGCGAACGTTCAATTAGTCGGATATGAAAAAATCGGGTCGGGTTTAATTACTGTGGTTGTACGTGGTGATGTTGGAGCAGTTAAAGCCGCAACAGATGCAGGTGCTTGCGCTGCGAGTAATGTTGGTGAAGTGATTGCTACTCACGTTATTCCTCGTCCGCATACTGATGTTGAAGCTGTTTTACCTGCTGCTCTTCCTGCAACCGTTGCTTAA
- a CDS encoding PocR ligand-binding domain-containing protein: MISSDAIKEIAYDFAMATGFAVLVVDLDGNEISPRFNFTPLCKHVRTKDALFEICKRCDRVGGLTALQQKETTFYRCHMGLVDFSIPLIVGGNLLGFVQCGQAKITDTQQIPLITQHKYDRHHNNEIQRMYDDLPSVRLQKMQSSSSILKALIDNYLPSKLITDPELTNSEVSIARPSSKNQLRIEQSIEFIERNLSAPLTLDCVAHHVDLSPFYFSRLFKDHLQVGFNHYLNKQRISKSKQLLANNNKPISDIARSVGFNNTSYFIRQFKKQCELTPLEFRNNHSHVSAKILEF, translated from the coding sequence ATGATATCGAGTGATGCAATCAAAGAGATCGCTTATGACTTTGCTATGGCAACTGGGTTTGCAGTGCTTGTCGTCGATCTTGATGGTAATGAGATATCACCACGGTTCAATTTTACGCCTTTATGCAAACATGTAAGAACAAAAGATGCACTGTTTGAGATTTGCAAACGATGCGATCGAGTCGGAGGACTCACCGCGCTGCAACAAAAAGAAACCACATTCTATCGATGCCACATGGGGTTAGTGGACTTTTCAATTCCATTGATTGTTGGAGGTAACCTACTTGGTTTTGTTCAATGTGGACAGGCAAAAATCACTGACACACAGCAAATTCCGCTTATTACCCAACACAAATACGATAGGCACCACAACAACGAAATCCAGCGTATGTACGATGACCTGCCAAGCGTACGCTTACAAAAGATGCAGTCGTCATCCAGTATTTTAAAAGCGTTGATTGATAATTATCTTCCAAGCAAACTTATCACCGATCCTGAACTCACTAACAGCGAAGTCTCTATTGCTCGCCCGTCATCAAAAAATCAATTGCGTATCGAGCAATCCATTGAATTTATCGAAAGAAACTTGTCAGCACCGCTCACTTTAGATTGCGTGGCTCACCATGTTGATTTAAGCCCATTCTATTTTAGCCGTTTGTTTAAGGACCACCTTCAGGTTGGCTTTAACCACTACCTCAATAAGCAGAGAATCTCAAAATCGAAGCAATTACTCGCCAACAACAACAAACCTATCAGTGACATTGCTCGAAGTGTTGGTTTTAACAATACCAGCTACTTCATTCGTCAATTTAAAAAGCAGTGTGAGCTAACGCCTTTAGAGTTTAGAAACAACCACTCTCATGTCAGCGCAAAAATTCTTGAGTTCTAA
- a CDS encoding glycoside-pentoside-hexuronide (GPH):cation symporter, whose protein sequence is MERLKVREKIAYGAGDAGCAFVWQTVMLFLAFFYTDVFGLSPAHMGTMFLIVRILDAITDPLIGSLADRTKSKFGRYRPYLLWVAIPFGISCILVFYTPDFGETGKLIYAYSSYIFLTLMYTMINVPYCAMANTLSSDSNERTSLQSYRFTMTSVAGLVIVVLAMKLVDYIGGGDLRLGYIGAMSVMSSLSVVLFLFCFFNVKEKHDVRQTKSGNLKDDLKHLSKNPAWRVLFIQNIIMLVGFVLKDAVIIYYVVSFLERPDLVTLFMVLGKLAGVLGAMCAIPLFGKLDKVKSYQVINYLMGMFAVLMFFIPHNQINLLIALMIIVNFLKMAASPFLWSMMSDVVDYEKHLSGRSLGGVVFSTNLFSIKFGVALGGAMLGWLLAFGGYVGGAEVQSSSALTMINALYTLIPGVIFITVAAMVNFYPLTEKRVKEVKESLN, encoded by the coding sequence ATGGAAAGATTAAAGGTAAGAGAGAAAATAGCATATGGTGCAGGGGATGCAGGTTGTGCATTTGTATGGCAAACCGTTATGCTCTTTTTGGCTTTTTTTTACACTGATGTATTCGGTTTGTCCCCAGCCCATATGGGGACGATGTTTTTAATTGTTAGAATTCTTGACGCGATAACAGATCCTCTTATTGGTTCTCTCGCAGATAGGACAAAGTCAAAGTTTGGCCGGTATCGCCCATACTTATTGTGGGTTGCTATACCTTTTGGTATTTCATGTATTTTAGTTTTCTATACGCCAGATTTTGGAGAAACAGGAAAACTAATATATGCATACAGTTCATATATATTCCTTACTTTGATGTATACAATGATCAATGTCCCTTACTGCGCGATGGCAAATACGCTTTCTAGTGACTCAAACGAAAGAACGAGTTTGCAGTCATATCGATTCACCATGACTTCCGTTGCTGGCTTAGTGATTGTTGTCCTTGCTATGAAGCTTGTAGATTACATCGGTGGTGGTGACTTGCGTTTAGGGTATATCGGTGCAATGTCGGTAATGTCTAGCCTCTCTGTTGTTTTATTCCTGTTTTGTTTCTTCAATGTTAAAGAAAAGCATGATGTTAGACAAACCAAAAGTGGCAATTTAAAAGATGATCTCAAACACCTGTCAAAAAACCCTGCATGGAGAGTTCTATTTATTCAGAATATCATCATGTTGGTTGGTTTTGTACTCAAAGATGCAGTCATTATATATTACGTCGTGAGCTTTTTAGAGAGACCCGATTTAGTGACTCTATTTATGGTTTTGGGTAAATTAGCCGGTGTTTTAGGCGCTATGTGTGCGATACCTTTATTTGGGAAGCTAGATAAAGTTAAATCTTATCAGGTTATTAACTATCTTATGGGTATGTTTGCAGTATTGATGTTCTTCATACCACATAATCAAATTAATTTACTCATTGCTTTGATGATCATTGTTAACTTTTTGAAAATGGCAGCAAGTCCGTTCCTATGGAGTATGATGTCTGACGTGGTAGATTATGAAAAACATCTGTCAGGGCGATCTCTAGGTGGCGTTGTGTTTTCTACCAATTTGTTTTCCATAAAATTTGGTGTTGCACTAGGTGGGGCCATGCTGGGTTGGTTGTTAGCCTTCGGTGGGTATGTAGGTGGTGCAGAGGTTCAGTCTAGTAGTGCTCTAACAATGATTAACGCGTTATATACCCTAATTCCTGGTGTTATTTTTATCACTGTGGCGGCTATGGTCAATTTCTACCCATTGACTGAGAAGCGAGTTAAAGAAGTAAAAGAGAGTCTAAATTGA
- a CDS encoding DUF1961 family protein → MSNRLRNLTDIVLTIGLFTSVSLYAGENIESEFAIAKSQNWQRVLHDPGTDNWEKNWFTDGEVGYVENTPNGMIISAGPEAGNHTHHFVAWTKEVFSGDLRIDFTYTRLDDATKFVNVFYLYATGLDHNGFSEDIYEWKELRKEPYMRHYFDNMNAYHISYAAYGLEDEETPKDYIRARRYMPEMGKGLSGTALEGDYSDTGFFAPNVPNQVTIIKYGDNLWMEVSNEHDTNVFEWPTSSHPDLKEGRIGIRHMFTRKAMYENFSVSTLASN, encoded by the coding sequence ATGAGTAATAGATTACGAAATTTAACTGATATTGTGTTAACAATTGGTTTGTTTACTAGCGTATCACTATATGCCGGAGAAAATATAGAGAGTGAATTTGCCATTGCGAAAAGTCAAAACTGGCAGAGAGTACTACATGACCCCGGCACTGATAATTGGGAAAAAAATTGGTTTACAGATGGAGAAGTTGGATATGTAGAAAATACCCCGAATGGTATGATCATTTCTGCCGGTCCAGAAGCAGGAAACCATACTCATCATTTTGTAGCGTGGACAAAGGAGGTTTTTTCTGGTGACCTTAGAATAGACTTCACTTATACCCGGTTAGACGATGCAACAAAATTTGTTAACGTATTCTATTTGTATGCAACAGGTTTAGACCATAATGGGTTTTCTGAAGATATATACGAGTGGAAGGAATTACGTAAAGAACCATATATGCGTCACTATTTTGATAATATGAATGCTTATCATATTAGTTATGCCGCTTACGGTCTAGAAGATGAAGAAACGCCTAAAGATTATATTCGAGCGCGTCGCTATATGCCTGAAATGGGTAAGGGGTTATCAGGGACAGCTCTTGAAGGGGACTACTCAGATACTGGTTTCTTTGCGCCGAATGTACCAAATCAAGTCACAATTATTAAATACGGTGACAATTTGTGGATGGAAGTGTCCAATGAACATGATACTAACGTTTTTGAATGGCCGACGAGTAGTCACCCAGACCTAAAAGAGGGAAGAATTGGCATTCGTCATATGTTTACTCGGAAAGCAATGTATGAGAATTTTTCAGTATCAACTCTAGCTTCAAATTAA
- a CDS encoding heparin lyase I family protein, which translates to MRCKYLTLAILTSISIVGCNESDKVDVVDGNYDIENIYWDLGSESLASTSIATAVSYYFDSDGHQLSTFWQQGDEIYFKTSKYSISLDGNSKSKGTLTFSSGGDEINCKFHVADQETLDLTECSNSDLDITAYKATTEREQELSTVAGEVIWAANPEISSIVEDSFKRLDPGNYPQDYCWEVGDEEGVKASSASAIHDPQYGMVWKLNKPLMRKRAEFARAEGEVNNYSAKDGDDIYIGWRWKISTEDASEITDEVTVFQWKSAAPHDQNYPLNMEYDGTLTLNAFGPSYDGSGWPSQRRTVLWRQQIPQDEWVDFVVRIKVDRADFGGIVQFWYNGEQQVLENTQFKEYQVKLSDDGKIAFHRTGDGQFVYPKWGVYNRASCNYDASTYFGDMRIGKTLQSVMPR; encoded by the coding sequence ATGAGGTGTAAATATTTAACACTCGCCATTTTAACTTCAATTTCTATTGTTGGATGTAATGAGAGCGATAAAGTTGATGTTGTGGATGGAAACTATGATATAGAAAATATTTATTGGGATTTAGGCTCAGAGTCACTAGCAAGTACTAGCATCGCGACTGCAGTTTCTTATTATTTTGATAGTGATGGTCATCAATTGAGTACCTTTTGGCAACAAGGTGATGAGATATATTTCAAAACATCAAAATACTCAATATCATTAGATGGAAATAGCAAATCAAAAGGAACGTTAACTTTCTCATCTGGTGGCGACGAGATCAATTGTAAATTTCATGTTGCAGATCAAGAGACTTTGGATTTAACTGAGTGTAGCAATAGTGATCTCGATATTACAGCATACAAAGCGACTACTGAAAGAGAACAAGAGTTAAGTACAGTTGCTGGAGAAGTTATTTGGGCTGCAAACCCTGAAATTAGTTCAATTGTTGAAGATTCGTTCAAAAGGTTAGATCCTGGTAATTATCCTCAAGACTATTGTTGGGAAGTTGGGGATGAAGAAGGAGTGAAAGCTTCTAGCGCTAGTGCGATTCATGACCCACAATACGGTATGGTTTGGAAATTAAACAAGCCACTGATGCGAAAAAGAGCAGAGTTTGCGAGAGCTGAGGGTGAAGTTAACAATTACTCTGCAAAAGATGGCGATGATATCTACATTGGCTGGAGATGGAAAATAAGCACGGAAGACGCGAGCGAAATTACGGATGAAGTGACTGTTTTTCAGTGGAAATCAGCTGCGCCACATGACCAAAACTACCCTTTGAACATGGAGTATGATGGCACTCTTACTCTAAATGCATTTGGTCCAAGCTACGACGGTAGTGGATGGCCATCACAAAGACGCACCGTTCTATGGCGTCAACAAATACCACAAGATGAGTGGGTAGACTTTGTCGTAAGAATTAAAGTAGATCGTGCAGACTTCGGTGGAATAGTACAGTTTTGGTACAATGGTGAACAACAAGTTCTTGAAAATACGCAATTTAAGGAATACCAAGTTAAACTTTCTGATGACGGAAAGATAGCGTTTCATCGTACGGGTGATGGTCAATTCGTATATCCGAAATGGGGGGTTTATAATCGAGCATCGTGTAATTATGATGCTAGTACCTATTTTGGAGATATGAGAATAGGGAAAACTTTACAATCTGTTATGCCTCGTTAG
- a CDS encoding alginate lyase family protein, which produces MKISKTRHLLTMAIFLSSGSALSLELPEFTFYDSNRINSINHNITADEGKFRYALETVISKADKALDSKVESVIDKPGPAPSGDMHDYLSISPYFWPDSDKEDGMPWLYRDGKINPLTRGSNTDQVKAARFLNNMGDLFVAYLHTDDDRYSQKMLDYINTWIVNPDTRMNPNLSYAQGIPGRNDGSCFGIIEWKNINNLISSVEILKHRNKLDDHSIDIIDLWFSDYLDWLVSSDLGREEKTRLNNHGSWYDYQVIGLQLYLNRNSDAEKQLDFTKFRIGQQFSIDGMQHNEVTRTKSISYSSMNLSALIQIAYMAQKVDVDLWNWTYLGDDGIRLEKGISYLYPYILDPSSWEYQQINMPIDKAISTITTPVIYKAMQTKHDLNVPDDVKKIVYKNIDARTILLY; this is translated from the coding sequence ATGAAAATAAGTAAAACCAGACACCTATTAACAATGGCAATATTTTTATCATCTGGGAGTGCCCTATCTTTGGAGTTGCCCGAATTTACGTTTTATGATTCAAATAGGATAAATTCGATAAATCATAATATTACTGCAGATGAAGGTAAATTTAGATATGCATTAGAAACTGTCATATCTAAAGCTGACAAAGCTCTAGATAGCAAAGTTGAATCAGTGATAGACAAACCCGGGCCAGCTCCTAGTGGTGACATGCATGACTACTTAAGTATATCTCCATATTTTTGGCCTGATAGTGATAAAGAAGACGGTATGCCATGGTTATATAGAGATGGCAAAATTAACCCTTTAACACGTGGCAGTAACACTGACCAAGTAAAAGCAGCTAGATTCCTAAACAATATGGGGGACCTTTTTGTAGCTTATCTTCATACAGATGATGATAGGTACAGTCAAAAAATGTTGGACTACATTAACACTTGGATAGTCAATCCAGATACCAGAATGAACCCCAACTTAAGCTATGCTCAGGGTATACCTGGCAGAAACGATGGGAGTTGCTTTGGTATCATCGAGTGGAAAAACATCAACAATTTAATCAGTAGTGTTGAAATCCTCAAACACAGAAATAAACTTGACGACCACTCTATTGACATCATCGATCTTTGGTTTTCGGATTACTTAGACTGGCTAGTTTCCAGCGATTTGGGCCGAGAGGAAAAGACTCGGTTAAATAATCATGGCTCATGGTATGACTACCAGGTGATTGGGCTACAACTGTACTTGAACAGAAATTCAGATGCCGAAAAACAATTGGATTTTACAAAGTTTAGAATCGGGCAGCAGTTTAGCATTGATGGCATGCAGCATAATGAAGTGACTAGAACAAAATCCATTTCGTACAGCTCCATGAACCTATCGGCTTTAATCCAAATCGCCTACATGGCTCAAAAAGTCGATGTTGACCTTTGGAACTGGACTTACCTTGGTGATGACGGTATTCGTTTAGAAAAAGGCATTAGCTACTTATATCCCTATATCCTAGATCCGAGTTCATGGGAATATCAACAAATCAACATGCCCATCGACAAAGCCATATCAACAATAACAACACCGGTGATATATAAAGCAATGCAAACAAAACACGACCTCAATGTTCCAGATGACGTAAAGAAAATTGTCTATAAGAATATAGATGCTAGAACAATTTTACTTTACTAG
- a CDS encoding alginate lyase family protein yields MNAHISFPFKKIGYALSISFCCLSATHTMANTSHETTPLIYLDESRLEISKEKIKSNDLLYKNALKGLRSQAKVELKREIDPVTNKVYIPASGDIHDYHSISPYFWPDPDKEDGLPWVYRDGQINPATRGPETDQIRFKTMLTSLNALNLAYYFTGNKKYSKKSADIVRAWIINDDTKVNPNINHGQAIPGKEDGTNFGVIEWTDIGKLVTTIQLLERDRIWTTYEKQALQQWLNEYHDWLTTSEFGMLQDTRQNNHATNYDYQVVGLQIYLNKRDEAATRVENAKFKRIAVQIASDGSQPHELERTKSVNYTVNNLWALARVADLGNRFLDIDLWSYESGEGSSLKKGYDFVVPYILGEKEWHWEQITGGGAEQQLKNLATPMFRRTELLLGEEIFYNVSDSFGFEKFDDYDILVYAP; encoded by the coding sequence ATGAACGCACACATATCATTTCCATTTAAAAAGATTGGTTATGCACTATCTATTAGCTTCTGCTGCTTAAGTGCCACTCATACCATGGCAAACACTAGTCATGAAACAACACCACTGATCTATTTAGATGAAAGTCGACTCGAAATCTCCAAAGAGAAAATAAAATCCAATGATTTATTATATAAAAATGCCCTCAAAGGGTTAAGAAGCCAGGCCAAGGTTGAATTAAAAAGAGAAATAGACCCTGTAACAAATAAAGTTTACATTCCAGCCAGTGGTGACATCCACGACTATCATTCCATTAGTCCTTATTTTTGGCCTGATCCTGATAAAGAAGATGGGTTACCATGGGTCTATCGTGATGGTCAGATAAACCCTGCGACTAGGGGCCCTGAAACTGACCAAATAAGATTTAAAACGATGTTAACATCGCTTAATGCATTAAATCTCGCTTACTATTTTACCGGAAATAAAAAGTATAGTAAAAAATCGGCAGACATTGTTAGAGCATGGATTATCAACGACGATACTAAGGTTAATCCTAATATTAATCATGGGCAAGCTATACCAGGTAAAGAAGATGGTACAAACTTCGGCGTAATTGAATGGACTGATATAGGAAAGCTAGTGACAACTATCCAGCTTCTAGAAAGGGACAGAATATGGACAACCTATGAAAAACAAGCTTTGCAACAGTGGCTCAATGAGTATCATGACTGGTTGACCACAAGTGAATTTGGCATGCTGCAGGACACAAGACAGAACAACCACGCGACAAACTACGACTATCAAGTTGTTGGCCTTCAGATATATCTCAACAAACGTGACGAAGCTGCGACTCGAGTTGAGAATGCAAAATTTAAGCGTATCGCGGTTCAAATAGCATCTGATGGTAGTCAACCTCATGAGCTAGAACGCACAAAATCAGTTAATTACACAGTCAACAATCTTTGGGCATTGGCCAGAGTTGCTGACTTGGGAAACCGTTTTCTTGATATCGATCTTTGGAGCTACGAATCAGGTGAAGGGTCAAGCTTGAAAAAGGGCTACGATTTTGTCGTCCCCTACATTCTTGGCGAAAAGGAGTGGCACTGGGAACAAATCACCGGTGGCGGCGCTGAGCAACAGTTAAAAAACCTAGCAACTCCTATGTTCCGAAGAACCGAGTTATTGCTAGGCGAAGAAATTTTCTACAACGTTAGCGACAGCTTTGGTTTCGAAAAATTCGATGACTATGACATTCTCGTTTACGCGCCATAA
- a CDS encoding LacI family DNA-binding transcriptional regulator yields the protein MQKTKKVKNPTLDHIASLAGVSKTTVSRALNGSELVRDDVMKHVREIAEQAGYVHKAAKIEIPLPLKAVSFYCLDHLANASSFYDQIIHSVRSELEKLSIKVNIVLYNKDFSSSVLARSMKDSDAMLVLGEPFGNLSEALKQSSLPTLLLNGLDKEMKIPSIHPDYELGGLMAGSYLIEKGHRNVKIITSNDRHSTYQRTDGFFRAFSLSGIELDREESTIDLSKYQKGDRVTSPGDFGAKEILPKLVEQGAFKDCTAVFCICDMIAFSFISALAHADISVPEDISVVGFDNLSLTSFVHPRLTTLSVDYSMLANAAIMKLVRLSNESNGIGNRTTIPVTVVERDTVIDING from the coding sequence TTGCAAAAGACTAAAAAAGTAAAAAATCCAACTTTAGATCATATCGCTTCGTTAGCTGGCGTTTCAAAGACGACAGTATCACGAGCATTGAATGGGAGTGAGTTGGTTAGAGATGATGTTATGAAGCATGTTCGCGAAATTGCGGAACAAGCGGGATATGTTCACAAGGCAGCCAAGATAGAAATACCTTTGCCTTTAAAAGCGGTTTCTTTTTATTGTTTGGATCATTTAGCCAATGCGAGCTCTTTTTATGATCAGATAATTCATTCAGTGCGTTCTGAGCTTGAGAAGTTGAGTATAAAGGTCAATATAGTCCTTTATAACAAGGATTTTTCATCGAGTGTTTTGGCTCGCTCAATGAAAGATAGCGATGCTATGTTGGTGTTGGGTGAACCTTTTGGTAACTTGTCAGAGGCTCTTAAGCAATCAAGCTTACCAACACTGTTATTAAACGGCCTCGATAAAGAGATGAAGATCCCAAGTATTCATCCTGATTATGAACTCGGGGGGTTGATGGCTGGCTCATACTTAATTGAGAAAGGGCATAGGAACGTAAAGATTATTACATCAAATGACCGTCACTCTACTTATCAGAGAACAGATGGGTTTTTTAGGGCTTTCTCTTTATCTGGTATCGAGCTTGACCGCGAAGAATCAACGATTGACTTGAGTAAATATCAAAAAGGTGACCGTGTAACATCACCAGGAGATTTTGGAGCAAAGGAAATTCTTCCGAAATTAGTAGAGCAGGGGGCATTCAAGGACTGTACAGCCGTGTTCTGTATTTGTGACATGATAGCCTTTTCTTTTATTAGTGCTCTCGCTCATGCTGACATCAGCGTGCCAGAAGATATTTCTGTAGTAGGCTTTGATAACCTGAGCCTTACTTCATTTGTCCACCCTCGTCTAACGACGCTTAGTGTAGACTATTCTATGTTGGCTAATGCAGCCATAATGAAGTTAGTGAGATTATCAAACGAATCAAATGGTATCGGTAATCGCACTACTATTCCCGTTACAGTGGTAGAAAGAGATACAGTCATTGATATCAATGGTTAA
- a CDS encoding sulfatase — protein MVTRRNFLFGAAGVAAAAALPSEAWLKELKKEYSNVLMFVVDDLNDWIEPMSGHPNTKTPNISRLASEATLFENAQAPAPLCGPSRTAILTGHTPSETGIYMHIEDDKIRLASDVAANSVFMSQYFKMHGYYTAGIGKIFHQGAAPGSFDVYGGRGGGKGGFGPKPDKKMNWDKKGTQTDWGPFPERDEMMPDYEAAQWLKEQLSMNHDKPFFLVGGFLRPHVPWHVPQKWFDMHPVDELVTPPYLASDLDDVPEIAKQISYWPSMPTMEWVQENDQWKNIIQAYLASITFVDSCIGTVLDALENSEYADNTAIVLWGDHGYHLGEKGRFSKGDLWERSTRTPLIIKPAKNAKKQTVSKPVNLMDIYPTMVSLAGLPKNHTIGGNDLSSLIADPNLDWPYPSLTTYGPNNHALKDERYRYIRYEDGSEELYDHSNDENEWKNLALDPAYDDVKKRLQAHLPTEHATWTPYSGHKGNEYFTKLTEEARQVLELE, from the coding sequence ATGGTAACTAGAAGAAACTTTCTATTTGGTGCTGCTGGAGTTGCTGCTGCTGCTGCCCTTCCAAGTGAAGCTTGGTTGAAAGAGCTCAAAAAAGAGTATTCTAACGTTCTAATGTTTGTAGTTGATGACCTCAATGATTGGATAGAGCCAATGAGTGGACATCCAAATACCAAGACGCCAAATATTTCAAGATTAGCATCTGAGGCAACACTATTCGAAAATGCACAGGCACCCGCCCCTTTATGTGGACCTTCGCGAACTGCGATTTTGACCGGTCATACGCCGTCAGAAACGGGCATATACATGCATATAGAAGATGACAAAATTAGATTGGCTAGTGATGTTGCAGCTAACTCAGTTTTCATGAGCCAGTACTTTAAAATGCACGGTTATTATACTGCAGGTATTGGTAAAATATTCCACCAAGGTGCAGCACCAGGTAGTTTCGATGTTTATGGTGGTCGTGGTGGCGGCAAAGGCGGTTTTGGCCCAAAACCAGACAAAAAAATGAACTGGGATAAAAAGGGCACCCAAACAGACTGGGGACCATTTCCTGAAAGAGACGAAATGATGCCTGATTATGAAGCTGCACAGTGGCTAAAAGAGCAGTTAAGTATGAATCATGACAAACCGTTCTTTTTGGTCGGTGGATTCTTGCGACCACACGTTCCATGGCACGTACCTCAAAAATGGTTCGACATGCACCCTGTTGATGAGTTGGTTACGCCTCCTTATCTCGCTTCGGATTTGGATGATGTTCCAGAGATTGCCAAGCAGATTAGTTACTGGCCATCTATGCCTACAATGGAGTGGGTTCAGGAAAATGATCAATGGAAAAATATCATTCAAGCTTATCTAGCGAGTATCACATTTGTCGATTCTTGTATCGGCACCGTGTTAGATGCTTTAGAAAATAGTGAATACGCTGACAATACCGCCATTGTATTATGGGGCGATCATGGTTATCACCTTGGTGAAAAAGGCAGATTCTCAAAAGGGGATTTATGGGAAAGGTCGACTCGTACTCCGTTGATTATCAAACCAGCGAAGAATGCGAAAAAACAAACTGTAAGTAAGCCGGTTAACCTAATGGATATTTATCCAACAATGGTTAGTTTAGCCGGATTACCTAAAAACCATACTATTGGTGGTAACGATCTTTCAAGCTTGATCGCTGACCCTAACTTGGATTGGCCATATCCGTCATTGACAACCTATGGTCCAAATAATCATGCATTGAAAGATGAGCGTTATCGTTACATTCGTTATGAGGATGGTTCTGAAGAATTGTATGACCACTCAAATGATGAAAACGAATGGAAAAATCTCGCTCTAGATCCTGCTTATGATGACGTTAAGAAACGGTTGCAAGCCCATTTACCGACTGAGCACGCGACTTGGACGCCGTATTCAGGTCATAAAGGTAATGAATATTTTACCAAGTTAACTGAAGAGGCACGACAGGTATTGGAACTTGAGTAG